From the Gemmatimonadaceae bacterium genome, one window contains:
- a CDS encoding ParA family protein, whose product MGKVLSIVSQKGGVGKTTSAVNLAAAFARRGMKTLLVDVDPQGSVRFGIGLRQGADTRGFADYLRGTRTLREVILPTALPWLRVMLVGSVTDGADHSDYQARVAASDLLPRMLQAARERCDVVVVDTPPGLGPIARRVLESTDRVLVPLQAEPLALQTTPQILRSIQDVVATNPALTLDGILLTMYEAGNPACERTVKYIREHLPAAMVCDVMIPRSVALAEAFASGQPAVVRDPADPASQAYVNLALRVAERLSADAE is encoded by the coding sequence GTGGGCAAGGTTCTCTCGATCGTCAGCCAGAAGGGAGGCGTCGGCAAGACGACGTCCGCAGTGAACCTGGCGGCCGCCTTCGCGCGCCGCGGCATGAAGACCTTGCTGGTGGACGTGGACCCGCAGGGCTCGGTGCGGTTCGGCATTGGCCTGCGCCAAGGGGCCGACACGCGGGGGTTCGCCGACTACCTGCGGGGCACGCGCACGCTGCGCGAGGTCATCCTGCCGACCGCGCTCCCGTGGCTCCGCGTGATGCTCGTCGGCAGTGTCACCGACGGCGCCGATCACAGCGATTACCAGGCGCGCGTGGCGGCCAGCGACCTGCTGCCGCGCATGCTGCAGGCGGCACGTGAGCGCTGCGACGTGGTGGTGGTGGACACGCCGCCCGGCCTGGGCCCGATCGCCCGCCGGGTCCTCGAGAGCACGGATCGCGTGCTCGTGCCGCTGCAGGCCGAGCCGCTGGCGCTGCAGACGACGCCGCAGATCCTGCGCAGCATTCAGGACGTGGTGGCGACGAATCCGGCCCTCACGCTCGACGGGATCCTGCTGACGATGTACGAGGCCGGCAACCCGGCGTGCGAGCGGACCGTGAAGTACATCCGGGAACACCTGCCTGCCGCGATGGTATGCGACGTGATGATCCCTCGATCCGTTGCCCTGGCCGAGGCCTTCGCCTCGGGTCAGCCCGCCGTGGTGCGCGATCCGGCGGACCCGGCGAGCCAGGCGTACGTCAACCTCGCCCTGCGGGTCGCCGAGCGTCTCTCCGCGGACGCGGAATGA
- a CDS encoding long-chain fatty acid--CoA ligase → MIAQGGPRPAPGTLNHLFFDTMTAYDRPNVMNVRVGPGQWQAISHRETERRVRHLSLGLQELGFRPGDRLALISENRPEWALTDWACLTARLADVPIYPSLPAEQVVHPINDSGAVAVFVSGETHGAKVAAIRGQCPALRHVITFGTELCTGADLTLADVEARGAAVDTPERAAQWKAEAMAVQPDDLATLIYTSGTTGLPKGVMLSHDNIYSNVQASMQVLPLHIGQEVALSFLPLCHIFERMGDYLYWAMGGAIYYVDSFDTVPIALQEARPTIAMSVPRLYEKMYARAFENALASGAFKKRIFFWAREVADRWADQVLAGRTPRGPLAWQYALAQRLVFSKIQARTGGRIRYFVSGGAPLSAEINKFFFAAGLTILEGYGLTETSPVIGVNSPTAFRIGTIGKPIAGVEVQIASDGEVLTRGPHVMHGYWNRPDATAEAIDADGWFHTGDIGVLEDGFLRITDRKKDIIVTAGGKNIAPQPIENGFKANKYVSQAVMIGDKRKYPVVLVVPEFPAIERWAALHNIYWTDRRQLLQMPTIQQKMEKEIREECERMKLASFETPKKVALLENDFTVERGEMTPTLKVKRRVIDKTYAALIEKLYEGSGE, encoded by the coding sequence ATGATCGCACAGGGAGGCCCTCGCCCCGCCCCGGGCACGCTGAACCACCTGTTCTTCGACACGATGACGGCGTACGACCGGCCGAACGTGATGAACGTCCGCGTGGGTCCGGGGCAGTGGCAGGCGATCTCGCATCGCGAAACGGAGCGGCGCGTGCGCCATCTCTCGCTGGGGTTGCAGGAGCTGGGCTTCCGGCCAGGCGATCGGTTGGCGCTGATCTCGGAGAATCGTCCGGAGTGGGCGCTCACCGACTGGGCCTGCCTGACGGCTCGGCTCGCCGACGTGCCCATCTACCCGTCGCTTCCCGCCGAGCAGGTGGTGCACCCGATCAACGATTCGGGCGCGGTGGCGGTCTTCGTTTCCGGCGAGACGCACGGCGCCAAGGTCGCGGCCATCCGCGGGCAGTGCCCGGCGCTGCGGCACGTCATCACCTTCGGCACGGAGCTCTGCACTGGTGCCGACCTGACGCTGGCTGACGTGGAAGCGCGCGGCGCGGCGGTGGACACGCCGGAGCGTGCGGCGCAGTGGAAGGCCGAGGCGATGGCGGTGCAGCCCGACGACCTGGCGACGCTCATCTACACGTCGGGCACCACGGGATTGCCCAAGGGCGTAATGCTGTCGCACGACAACATCTACTCGAACGTGCAGGCGTCAATGCAGGTCCTGCCGCTGCACATCGGCCAGGAAGTCGCGCTGAGCTTCCTCCCGCTCTGTCACATCTTCGAGCGGATGGGCGATTACCTGTACTGGGCGATGGGTGGTGCCATCTACTACGTGGACAGCTTCGACACCGTCCCCATCGCGCTGCAGGAAGCGCGACCGACCATCGCGATGTCGGTACCGCGCCTGTACGAGAAGATGTACGCCCGCGCCTTCGAGAACGCCCTGGCGAGCGGCGCATTCAAGAAGCGCATCTTCTTCTGGGCGCGCGAGGTCGCCGACCGCTGGGCCGATCAGGTGCTTGCCGGGCGCACGCCGCGCGGCCCGCTGGCGTGGCAGTATGCGCTCGCGCAGCGCCTGGTGTTCAGCAAGATCCAGGCGCGCACGGGCGGCCGCATCCGGTACTTCGTCTCCGGCGGCGCGCCGCTGTCGGCCGAAATCAACAAGTTCTTCTTCGCCGCGGGGTTGACCATTCTCGAGGGGTACGGCCTCACGGAAACGTCGCCGGTGATCGGGGTGAACAGTCCGACCGCCTTCCGCATCGGCACCATCGGCAAGCCGATTGCGGGGGTCGAGGTGCAGATCGCCAGCGATGGCGAGGTGCTCACCCGCGGCCCGCACGTGATGCACGGATACTGGAACCGGCCCGACGCGACCGCCGAGGCCATCGACGCCGACGGGTGGTTCCATACCGGCGACATCGGCGTCCTCGAGGACGGCTTCCTGCGCATCACGGACCGCAAGAAGGACATCATCGTGACGGCGGGGGGCAAGAATATCGCGCCGCAGCCCATCGAGAACGGGTTCAAGGCCAACAAGTACGTCTCGCAGGCGGTGATGATCGGCGACAAGCGCAAGTATCCCGTGGTCCTCGTCGTCCCGGAGTTCCCGGCGATCGAGCGCTGGGCGGCGCTGCACAACATCTACTGGACGGATCGCCGGCAGCTGCTGCAGATGCCGACCATCCAGCAGAAGATGGAGAAGGAGATCCGCGAGGAGTGCGAGCGGATGAAGCTCGCGAGCTTCGAAACGCCCAAGAAGGTGGCGCTGCTCGAGAACGACTTCACGGTGGAGCGGGGTGAGATGACACCGACGCTGAAGGTGAAGCGGCGCGTGATCGACAAGACGTACGCGGCGCTGATCGAGAAGCTCTACGAGGGGAGCGGGGAGTAG
- a CDS encoding SDR family oxidoreductase: MPVPQALEGRFALVTGASRGIGAATARALADAGARVALVARGAEALHRVERTLGVGHLAVVADCTRAADVARLANEVTAWAGGAPDILVNNAGIYPRAKLHEQDPDEFAATLDVNLAAPFRVLHAFLPAMRARRRGHVVSIGTVADRSIWPMNGAYSASKYGLRALHEVLYAESRGTGVRATLISPGAVDTEIWDAHEAELGKTLAKRESMLKPEDVARAVLYAVSQPPHMSVYELRLSPQ, from the coding sequence GTGCCCGTGCCCCAAGCGTTGGAAGGGAGATTCGCCCTCGTCACCGGAGCGTCGCGCGGCATCGGCGCCGCCACCGCACGCGCGCTCGCCGACGCCGGCGCGCGCGTCGCGTTGGTTGCCCGAGGCGCCGAAGCGCTGCACCGCGTGGAACGCACCCTCGGCGTCGGCCACCTCGCCGTGGTCGCCGATTGCACCCGCGCGGCTGACGTCGCCCGCCTGGCGAACGAGGTCACGGCCTGGGCAGGCGGCGCCCCCGACATCCTGGTGAACAACGCGGGCATCTATCCGCGCGCCAAGCTGCACGAACAGGACCCCGACGAGTTCGCGGCGACCCTCGACGTCAACCTCGCGGCGCCGTTCCGCGTGCTGCACGCCTTCCTGCCGGCGATGCGCGCGCGGCGCCGCGGCCATGTGGTGTCCATCGGTACCGTGGCGGATCGCAGCATCTGGCCGATGAACGGCGCGTACAGCGCCTCGAAGTACGGCCTGCGCGCCCTGCACGAGGTGCTGTACGCCGAGTCGCGCGGCACTGGGGTGCGGGCCACGCTCATCTCGCCCGGCGCGGTGGACACGGAAATCTGGGACGCGCACGAGGCGGAACTGGGCAAGACGCTCGCGAAGCGCGAGTCGATGCTGAAACCCGAGGATGTGGCGCGCGCCGTGCTCTACGCCGTGTCCCAGCCGCCGCACATGTCCGTGTACGAGCTGCGCCTCTCGCCGCAGTGA
- the folE gene encoding GTP cyclohydrolase I FolE, producing MAADAPRSPRPLRSARLDAAADPFDATGAGADIGGDRYLEFENLVRRQLELLGEEPERDGLAKTPSRVAKSLTWLTRGYQMDVADVVGDAVFAEEHHSMVMVRDIELYSMCEHHMLPFFGKAHIAYIPDGQIVGLSKLPRIVEVFSRRLQVQERLTEQVAAAIEEVLKPLGVGVVIEAYHLCMMMRGVEKQNSKTITSALRGAFRDDAKTRDEFLRLAYAPSNPLR from the coding sequence ATGGCCGCTGACGCCCCCCGGTCCCCCCGTCCGCTGCGCTCCGCCCGCCTCGACGCGGCGGCTGACCCGTTCGATGCCACCGGCGCCGGTGCGGACATCGGCGGCGATCGCTACCTCGAGTTCGAGAACCTGGTCCGCCGCCAGCTGGAGCTCCTCGGCGAGGAGCCGGAACGCGACGGGCTCGCCAAGACCCCGAGCCGCGTGGCGAAGTCGCTCACCTGGCTGACACGCGGCTACCAGATGGACGTCGCCGACGTCGTGGGCGACGCCGTCTTCGCGGAAGAACACCATTCGATGGTCATGGTGCGCGACATCGAGCTCTACTCGATGTGCGAGCACCACATGCTCCCGTTCTTCGGCAAGGCGCACATCGCGTACATCCCGGACGGCCAGATTGTGGGGCTCTCCAAGCTGCCGCGCATCGTCGAGGTCTTCTCGCGCCGCCTGCAGGTGCAGGAGCGCCTGACCGAGCAGGTGGCCGCCGCCATCGAGGAGGTGCTGAAGCCGCTCGGCGTGGGCGTGGTCATCGAGGCCTACCACCTGTGCATGATGATGCGCGGCGTGGAGAAGCAGAACTCCAAGACCATCACCTCGGCGCTCCGCGGCGCGTTCCGCGACGACGCCAAGACACGCGACGAGTTCCTGCGCCTCGCGTACGCGCCGTCGAACCCGCTCCGGTAG
- a CDS encoding 6-carboxytetrahydropterin synthase: MPLLTVTRRLTFNAAHRIHNPALSDDENRRLFGKCNSPNWHGHNYTLEVSVTGAPDPVSGYVMDLAELKALVNRTLLDRVDHHNLNLDVPEMAGTNPTAENIILMFWRVLEPALKPRTLSRLRLWETENNWVEYDGR; encoded by the coding sequence ATGCCCCTCCTCACCGTCACCCGCCGCCTGACCTTCAACGCCGCGCACCGGATCCACAACCCGGCCCTCAGCGACGACGAGAACCGCCGCCTGTTCGGCAAGTGCAACTCGCCCAACTGGCACGGCCACAACTACACCCTTGAGGTCTCGGTCACCGGCGCGCCCGACCCCGTGTCGGGGTACGTCATGGACCTCGCCGAGCTCAAGGCGCTGGTCAACCGCACGCTCCTCGACCGCGTGGACCACCACAACCTCAACCTCGACGTCCCGGAGATGGCGGGAACAAATCCCACGGCCGAGAACATTATCCTCATGTTCTGGCGCGTCCTCGAGCCGGCGCTGAAGCCGCGCACGCTGTCACGCCTCCGCCTGTGGGAAACCGAAAACAATTGGGTCGAATACGATGGCCGCTGA